Proteins encoded in a region of the Prochlorothrix hollandica PCC 9006 = CALU 1027 genome:
- the thiL gene encoding thiamine-phosphate kinase: MNPLPRIPSPRNPAPLTIADLGEQGLLQRLQPFCAPGVVGDDGAVLQPSPGQALVVTTDTLVEGVHFSATTTPPEAVGWRSAAANLSDLAAMGALPLGLTVALALPSTCSVAWLEGLYQGLAQCVGDYGTAIVGGDLCRAPHLVVSITALGEVPPPLVLKRNAAQVGDAIVVTGYHGASRAGLELLLDPDRALTGLCPPSPQQRDQWIRAHQYPRPRLDWVPWLRSALAQGQSASASRSFAAMDSSDGLADAVLQLCRASGVGAHLVQADLPLPPGLASWQGLATALDWTLYGGEDFELVLCLPETVLAGLEAASGAGVPAFGLRRVGTIVAGSQVTLHGSDPQEPGRVLSLDRGFQHFSELF, from the coding sequence ATGAACCCTTTACCCAGGATTCCTTCACCCAGGAACCCTGCACCCCTGACCATCGCTGATCTGGGGGAGCAGGGTCTTTTGCAACGGCTGCAACCCTTCTGTGCCCCTGGGGTGGTGGGGGATGATGGGGCGGTGCTACAGCCCAGTCCCGGTCAAGCCTTGGTGGTGACTACCGATACCTTGGTGGAGGGGGTTCACTTCAGTGCCACCACCACCCCGCCGGAAGCTGTGGGTTGGCGATCGGCGGCGGCCAATCTCTCGGATCTAGCGGCCATGGGAGCCTTGCCCCTGGGGCTGACGGTGGCCTTGGCTCTGCCCTCCACCTGTTCCGTGGCCTGGTTGGAGGGGCTGTACCAGGGTTTGGCCCAGTGTGTGGGGGACTATGGCACGGCGATCGTCGGGGGAGACCTCTGCCGCGCCCCCCATTTAGTGGTGTCGATCACGGCCCTGGGGGAAGTGCCCCCCCCCCTGGTTCTGAAGCGCAATGCGGCCCAGGTGGGGGATGCCATCGTGGTGACGGGCTACCATGGGGCATCCAGGGCTGGCTTGGAGTTATTGCTCGATCCCGATCGTGCCCTCACGGGTCTGTGTCCCCCCTCCCCCCAGCAGCGGGATCAGTGGATCCGTGCCCACCAATATCCCCGGCCCCGGTTGGATTGGGTGCCGTGGCTGCGATCGGCCTTGGCCCAGGGTCAATCTGCCTCGGCTTCCCGCTCCTTTGCCGCCATGGACAGCAGCGATGGTCTGGCCGATGCAGTGCTGCAACTCTGTCGCGCCAGTGGGGTGGGTGCCCATTTAGTCCAGGCTGATCTACCCCTGCCCCCCGGCCTAGCGTCCTGGCAAGGTTTGGCCACGGCCCTGGACTGGACCCTCTACGGTGGCGAAGACTTTGAGTTGGTGCTGTGTCTGCCGGAGACCGTGTTAGCCGGTTTAGAGGCAGCGTCTGGGGCGGGGGTGCCCGCCTTTGGGTTGCGGCGGGTGGGGACGATCGTGGCCGGATCCCAGGTCACCCTCCACGGTTCTGATCCCCAGGAACCCGGTCGGGTATTGAGCCTCGATCGGGGCTTTCAGCACTTTTCTGAACTTTTCTGA